A single genomic interval of Streptomyces sp. NBC_00663 harbors:
- a CDS encoding ATP-grasp domain-containing protein, producing MISRVRVWLNRTYAENVFFMDQLRKNPSDRAVEIHATHGDADSPVLAAADTADLEPEGLSPAGYVEYALDQCQRRGIDVFVPRLHQSAIVAHRAEFEAVGTALLAPPPEAVAVFEDKVIAYEAVQAIGVPVPPWFRVRSADELVAAVEELEAGGHKACFKPASGAGGVGFRVITRAPFSLAHLNGFPSPYVPLDVVVEALTQAEESVDWLVMPRLEQPEVSVDCLTGPDNRIRLAVGRTKNGRRRGFTLHEQWLEPARLIAEGFGLHYLSNIQFRMFGDRPVLMDVNTRPAGGLHQLSLCGVNAPWAAVQLALGEDPGEMAPPFLGQDYTVVSGLRPLRAVSLPQQRSVEPLPAVPAPVMAEPIATEAAASVLPF from the coding sequence ATGATCTCTCGCGTACGCGTCTGGCTCAACCGCACGTACGCGGAGAACGTGTTCTTCATGGATCAGCTGCGGAAGAATCCCAGCGATCGCGCCGTCGAGATCCATGCCACGCACGGCGACGCGGACTCCCCGGTACTGGCCGCCGCCGACACGGCGGATCTGGAGCCGGAGGGCCTGTCCCCGGCCGGGTACGTGGAGTACGCGCTCGACCAGTGCCAGCGCCGCGGCATCGACGTCTTCGTGCCCCGGCTGCACCAGTCGGCGATCGTGGCGCACCGGGCCGAGTTCGAGGCGGTCGGTACGGCGCTGCTGGCGCCGCCGCCGGAGGCCGTGGCCGTCTTCGAGGACAAGGTGATCGCCTACGAGGCCGTGCAGGCGATCGGGGTGCCCGTGCCGCCGTGGTTCCGGGTGCGGTCGGCGGACGAACTCGTCGCGGCGGTAGAGGAGTTGGAGGCGGGCGGCCACAAGGCGTGCTTCAAGCCGGCGTCCGGTGCGGGCGGGGTGGGCTTCCGTGTGATCACGCGCGCCCCCTTCTCACTCGCGCACCTCAACGGCTTCCCGAGCCCGTACGTCCCGCTGGATGTGGTCGTCGAGGCGCTGACCCAGGCCGAGGAGTCGGTGGACTGGCTGGTGATGCCGCGTCTTGAGCAGCCGGAGGTGTCGGTGGACTGCCTGACCGGGCCCGACAACCGCATCCGGCTGGCGGTGGGGCGGACGAAGAACGGGCGTCGGCGCGGGTTCACGCTGCACGAGCAGTGGCTGGAGCCGGCGCGGTTGATCGCCGAGGGTTTCGGGCTGCACTACCTCTCCAACATCCAGTTCCGGATGTTCGGCGACCGGCCCGTGCTCATGGATGTCAACACGCGTCCAGCTGGGGGCTTGCACCAGCTGTCGCTGTGCGGGGTCAACGCGCCCTGGGCGGCTGTGCAGTTGGCGCTGGGTGAGGACCCGGGGGAGATGGCTCCGCCGTTCCTGGGGCAGGACTACACGGTGGTGTCGGGGCTGCGGCCGTTGCGGGCGGTGTCGCTGCCGCAGCAGAGGTCTGTGGAGCCGTTGCCTGCGGTGCCGGCGCCTGTGATGGCTGAGCCGATTGCAACTGAGGCTGCGGCTTCTGTACTGCCCTTTTAG
- a CDS encoding helix-turn-helix domain-containing protein: protein MADGFASPGAPVTAALSAVVARVTALADRLGVPHAEVFHTGRLSVACGVPESVVKALLSGRPAGEPDIQARFLQRLDLLRRTRLKPNGRKYTQQEIADGAAMSRQQAGALINGDRRPTMEHCDAIQRFFRVHAGFLTAEDPEALAGALQRTEQDLLQKLADREKEASSTAGDPLEQLLQDHGVRGIAWRAAQLPTDQHRDKVAEWLDMLLESVKRPES from the coding sequence GTGGCGGATGGCTTCGCGAGTCCGGGTGCCCCGGTGACGGCTGCGCTGTCGGCCGTCGTCGCTCGCGTCACCGCGCTCGCCGACCGGCTGGGCGTGCCGCACGCCGAGGTCTTCCACACCGGCCGTCTGTCGGTGGCCTGCGGCGTCCCCGAGTCCGTGGTCAAGGCCCTGCTGAGCGGCCGTCCGGCGGGCGAACCGGACATCCAGGCGCGTTTCCTCCAGCGCCTGGACCTGCTGCGCCGCACCCGGCTGAAGCCCAACGGGCGCAAGTACACCCAGCAGGAGATCGCCGACGGCGCCGCCATGTCCCGTCAGCAGGCGGGCGCCCTCATCAACGGCGACCGGCGTCCCACCATGGAGCACTGCGACGCCATCCAGCGCTTCTTCCGCGTCCACGCCGGTTTCCTCACGGCCGAGGACCCCGAGGCCCTGGCCGGCGCCCTTCAGCGCACCGAGCAGGATCTCCTGCAAAAACTGGCGGACCGCGAGAAGGAGGCGTCATCCACGGCGGGTGACCCACTGGAGCAGCTTCTCCAGGACCATGGCGTCCGCGGAATCGCCTGGCGGGCCGCGCAGCTGCCCACCGACCAGCACCGCGACAAGGTCGCCGAATGGCTGGACATGCTTCTGGAGAGCGTCAAACGGCCCGAGTCGTGA
- a CDS encoding alpha/beta fold hydrolase: MVDVPHRPPARTVRLRPVGDGELELQYRMVHGYRRAFRMAGEGPALVLIHGIGDSSATWAELIPDLARTHTVIAPDLLGHGASDKPRADYSVAAYANGVRDLLTTLGIESATLVGHSLGGGVAMQFAYQFPERTERLILVSAGGVGREVNPVLRLVSLPGAHLMLSALRLPGARLQVGLAVRLMKALDTDLGQDAPDLLHLVDALPDDTSRNAFIRTLRAVVDWRGQVVTMLDRCYLTQGMPTMLLWGDRDSVVPVRHAFGAHEAMPGSRLEIFEGAGHFPFHADPGRFVALVEEFTRGTAPADWSREHWRQLLREGRPGGLRERAVGRELREASERSAT, translated from the coding sequence GTGGTCGACGTCCCGCATCGGCCCCCCGCGCGCACCGTGAGGCTGCGCCCGGTGGGTGACGGCGAACTCGAGTTGCAGTACCGGATGGTGCACGGATACCGGCGCGCCTTCCGGATGGCCGGCGAGGGGCCGGCCCTCGTTCTCATCCACGGCATCGGGGACTCCTCGGCCACCTGGGCCGAACTGATCCCCGACCTCGCGCGCACGCACACCGTCATCGCCCCCGACCTGCTCGGTCACGGCGCCTCCGACAAACCCCGCGCCGACTACTCGGTGGCCGCCTACGCCAACGGCGTGCGGGATCTCCTCACCACCCTCGGCATCGAGTCGGCGACCCTGGTGGGGCACTCGCTCGGCGGGGGCGTGGCGATGCAGTTCGCCTACCAGTTCCCCGAGCGGACCGAGCGGCTGATCCTGGTCAGCGCGGGCGGTGTGGGGCGCGAGGTCAATCCCGTGCTGCGGCTGGTCTCGCTGCCCGGCGCCCATCTGATGCTGTCCGCGCTGCGGCTGCCCGGGGCCCGGCTCCAAGTGGGGCTCGCCGTACGGCTGATGAAGGCCCTCGACACGGATCTCGGGCAGGACGCGCCCGATCTGCTGCATCTCGTCGACGCGTTGCCCGACGACACGTCCAGGAACGCGTTCATCCGGACCCTGCGGGCCGTGGTGGACTGGCGCGGGCAGGTCGTGACGATGCTGGACCGGTGCTATCTCACCCAGGGCATGCCGACCATGCTGCTGTGGGGCGACCGGGACAGTGTGGTGCCGGTGCGGCACGCGTTCGGGGCGCACGAGGCCATGCCGGGGAGCCGGTTGGAGATCTTCGAAGGCGCCGGGCACTTCCCGTTCCACGCCGACCCGGGACGGTTCGTGGCGCTGGTGGAGGAGTTCACTCGCGGCACGGCGCCTGCGGACTGGAGCCGGGAGCACTGGCGGCAACTGCTGCGGGAGGGGCGGCCGGGAGGCCTGCGTGAGCGGGCCGTGGGGCGGGAGTTGCGGGAGGCGAGCGAACGCAGCGCCACGTGA
- a CDS encoding sulfotransferase family protein has protein sequence MKEAVSPPRRNLDAVPTPRARPAADRYTAPCAPRLVESPVFVLSSVRSGSTLLRVLLNSHSRIRAPHEMHLRTLHVELSRDFTAEAMKALELDRQELEHVLWDRVLHLELARSGKDVIVDKTPANALIWPRLHRCWPEAKFIVLLRHPGAVITSLTHRRTDPDHAAIRAEVLDYAEKLEEARVALDAHVMTYEELTAEPERITRGLCDYLGVPWESTMLDYGDQDHGTFRPQLGDWSSTIRSGRIQPARQANVETELPPRLAELARAWGYRSG, from the coding sequence ATGAAGGAGGCGGTGAGCCCGCCGCGCCGGAACCTGGACGCCGTACCCACACCCCGGGCCAGGCCGGCCGCCGACCGGTACACCGCCCCGTGCGCCCCGCGCCTCGTGGAGTCGCCGGTGTTCGTGCTGTCGTCCGTGCGCTCGGGCTCGACCCTGCTGCGGGTGCTGCTGAACAGCCACAGCCGTATCCGCGCCCCGCACGAGATGCATCTGCGCACCCTGCACGTGGAGTTGAGCCGTGACTTCACCGCGGAGGCGATGAAGGCGCTCGAACTGGACCGGCAGGAACTGGAACACGTGCTGTGGGACCGGGTCCTGCACCTGGAGCTGGCCCGCAGCGGCAAGGACGTCATCGTCGACAAGACCCCGGCAAACGCCCTCATCTGGCCCCGGCTGCACCGATGTTGGCCCGAGGCGAAGTTCATCGTCCTGCTGCGCCACCCGGGCGCGGTGATCACCTCGCTCACCCACCGCCGTACGGATCCCGACCACGCGGCGATCCGCGCCGAGGTCCTCGACTACGCCGAGAAGCTGGAAGAGGCCCGCGTGGCCCTGGACGCCCATGTGATGACGTACGAGGAACTGACCGCCGAGCCCGAGCGGATCACGCGCGGTCTGTGCGACTACCTCGGTGTCCCCTGGGAGAGCACCATGCTCGACTACGGCGACCAGGACCACGGCACCTTCCGCCCCCAGCTCGGCGACTGGAGCAGCACCATCAGGTCGGGCCGCATCCAGCCCGCGCGCCAGGCGAACGTGGAGACCGAACTACCCCCACGCCTGGCCGAGTTGGCGCGGGCGTGGGGGTATCGGTCCGGTTGA
- a CDS encoding 4'-phosphopantetheinyl transferase family protein encodes MIEELLPDPVVAVETYGPGEPENIRLYPEEAALVARSVAKRRREFTLVRACARRAMEKLGVPPQPVLPGERGAPQWPAGLTGSMTHCDGYCAAALVRSTDLASLGIDAEPHGPLPDGVLASVSLPEERARLRRLAGTHPAIHWDRLLFSAKESVYKAWFPLTGRWLDFAEADIEILVEPGAASRGRLRVELLVPGPVVGGRRRDVLEGRWTARDGLVATSVVVPHT; translated from the coding sequence GTGATCGAGGAACTGCTGCCGGACCCGGTGGTGGCCGTGGAGACCTACGGCCCGGGCGAGCCGGAGAACATCAGGCTGTACCCCGAGGAGGCCGCCCTCGTCGCGCGGTCCGTCGCCAAACGCCGCCGTGAGTTCACCCTCGTCAGGGCGTGCGCCCGGCGGGCGATGGAGAAGCTCGGTGTGCCCCCGCAGCCGGTGCTGCCCGGCGAACGCGGCGCCCCGCAGTGGCCCGCCGGACTCACCGGCAGCATGACCCACTGCGACGGCTACTGCGCCGCCGCCCTCGTCCGCTCCACCGACCTCGCCTCCCTCGGTATCGACGCCGAACCGCACGGACCGCTCCCGGACGGCGTCCTCGCCAGTGTGTCGCTGCCCGAGGAGCGGGCCAGGCTGCGCCGGCTCGCCGGGACCCACCCCGCCATCCACTGGGACCGGCTCCTGTTCAGCGCCAAGGAGTCCGTGTACAAGGCGTGGTTCCCCCTCACCGGCCGCTGGCTCGATTTCGCCGAGGCCGACATCGAGATCCTCGTCGAGCCCGGCGCGGCCTCGCGCGGCCGGTTGCGCGTCGAACTGCTCGTCCCGGGGCCGGTCGTGGGCGGCCGGCGGCGTGATGTCCTCGAAGGGCGCTGGACGGCCCGGGACGGGCTGGTGGCCACGTCGGTGGTCGTGCCGCACACCTGA
- a CDS encoding metallophosphoesterase family protein has protein sequence MTSTAGGTGQLLAISDLHIGYPENRALVEEMRPGSDDDWLLVAGDVAETVDAVRWALETLASRFRKVIWAPGNHELWTHPSDPVTLRGVARYEHLVEVCREIGVTTPEDPYPVWEGPGGPVAVAPLFLLYDYSFLPSGCTTKDQGLEYAHGTGIVCSDEYLLHPDPHPTREAWCRARVAATERRLEALPDDLPTVLVNHYPLDRHPTDVLWHPEFAMWCGTTLTADWHRRFRVRTMVYGHLHIPRTTWHDGVRFEEVSVGYPREWRKRAEPPGRLRVIAPEEVGAR, from the coding sequence GTGACGTCGACGGCCGGTGGCACCGGACAACTGCTGGCGATCAGCGATCTGCACATCGGCTACCCCGAGAACCGCGCCCTGGTGGAGGAGATGCGCCCCGGCTCGGACGACGACTGGCTGCTCGTCGCCGGTGACGTCGCGGAGACCGTCGATGCCGTCCGCTGGGCGCTGGAAACCCTCGCGAGCCGCTTCCGCAAGGTGATCTGGGCCCCCGGCAACCACGAACTGTGGACCCACCCCAGCGACCCCGTCACCCTGCGCGGAGTCGCCCGCTATGAGCACCTCGTCGAGGTCTGCCGCGAGATCGGCGTCACCACCCCCGAGGACCCCTACCCGGTCTGGGAGGGCCCTGGCGGCCCGGTCGCCGTCGCCCCGCTCTTCCTCCTGTACGACTACTCCTTCCTGCCCTCCGGCTGCACGACCAAGGACCAGGGACTGGAGTACGCGCACGGCACCGGCATCGTCTGCAGCGACGAGTACCTGCTGCACCCCGACCCCCACCCCACCCGCGAGGCCTGGTGCCGCGCGCGGGTCGCCGCCACCGAGCGCCGGCTCGAAGCGCTGCCGGACGACCTGCCCACCGTCCTGGTCAACCACTACCCGCTGGACCGGCACCCCACGGACGTCCTGTGGCATCCCGAGTTCGCCATGTGGTGCGGCACCACGCTGACCGCCGACTGGCACCGCCGCTTCCGCGTCCGGACCATGGTCTACGGCCATCTGCACATCCCGCGGACCACCTGGCACGACGGCGTGCGCTTCGAGGAGGTGTCGGTGGGCTACCCGCGCGAGTGGCGCAAGCGCGCGGAGCCACCGGGGCGGCTGCGCGTGATCGCGCCCGAGGAGGTCGGCGCGCGGTGA
- a CDS encoding toxin-antitoxin system, toxin component, with translation MRRLCGELVAELPFPAPAAHPTELYTALCDAMSRRRGRPVHFRTAAFPVGTASGLWLDMADQDLVVVEERTAPSHQLVILGHELWHMQAGHSTHHVEGAAVAARMLSDDADLRAAVLKVAARSRFDQADEKEAERFGLLLASKCRTWLDGSSVRGPVQRDRLAGRIEASLGYLGPQS, from the coding sequence ATGCGCCGCCTGTGCGGCGAGCTGGTCGCGGAGCTGCCCTTCCCGGCGCCCGCCGCACATCCCACGGAGCTGTACACGGCGCTCTGCGACGCCATGAGCCGCCGTCGCGGCCGCCCGGTCCACTTCCGTACGGCCGCCTTCCCGGTCGGCACCGCGAGCGGTCTGTGGCTGGACATGGCCGACCAGGACCTGGTCGTGGTCGAGGAACGCACCGCTCCCAGCCATCAGTTGGTCATCCTCGGCCACGAGCTCTGGCACATGCAGGCCGGCCACAGCACCCATCATGTCGAGGGCGCCGCCGTGGCGGCCCGGATGCTCAGCGACGACGCGGACCTGAGGGCGGCCGTCCTCAAGGTCGCCGCCCGCAGCCGCTTCGACCAGGCCGACGAGAAGGAGGCCGAGCGCTTCGGCCTCCTCCTGGCCAGCAAGTGCCGTACCTGGCTGGACGGTTCCTCGGTGCGGGGTCCGGTGCAGCGGGACCGTCTGGCGGGCCGGATCGAGGCGTCGCTGGGCTATCTGGGCCCGCAGAGCTGA